The proteins below are encoded in one region of Belonocnema kinseyi isolate 2016_QV_RU_SX_M_011 chromosome 3, B_treatae_v1, whole genome shotgun sequence:
- the LOC117168815 gene encoding eukaryotic translation initiation factor 3 subunit G-like gives MPAAFEVKSSWADEVEEEGGTVLPPNSEVHENGFKILTEYKLNDDNKKVKVVRTYKIEKRIVSKTIAARKNWHKFGDSVDDRPGPNPATTVIAEDVFMQFISSKEEDNKLEEDSLDKLKSMGEKGVVKCRNCNGDHWTTKCPYKDTVLSGDDKKPLMNAAGAGAAAMAEIGKPQGSKYVPPSMRDGGNKRGDSMQMQRRDDTTAIRISNLSESTTDADLEELVKPFGAIQKLYLAKEKPSNVCKGFAYVHFKYRAEAAKAISMLNGYGYDHLILNVDWSKPPAQNN, from the exons ATGCCAGCAGCGTTTGAAGTAAAGTCCAGCTGGGCTGATGAGGTTGAAGAAGAGGGAGGAACCGTTTTGCCACCAAATTCTGAAGTGCACGAAAATGGCTTCAAAATTCTCACAGAATATAAACTCAACGACGACAACAAGAAGGTGAAGGTTGTACGCACCTACAAGATCGAGAAACGCATAGTTTCAAAAACAATTGCCGCTCGTAAAAACTGGCACAAATTTGGAGACTCTGTTGATGACCGACCAGGGCCAAATCCCGCGACTACCGTCATTGCTGAGGATGTCTTCATGCAGTTCATTTCAAGCAAGGAAGAGGATAACAAGCTGGAAGAAGATTCGCTGGATAAATTGAAAAGCATGGGCGAAAAAGGTGTCGTCAAGTGCCGCAATTGCAATGGAGACCATTGGACGACAAAGTGTCCTTACAAGGATACTGTTCTCAGTGGag ATGATAAAAAGCCACTGATGAATGCTGCTGGTGCTGGTGCGGCTGCCATGGCTGAAATCGGGAAACCACAAGGCAGTAAATACGTGCCGCCAAGCATGCGAGACGGCGGAAACAAGCGTGGTGACTCGATGCAAATGCAGCGACGTGACGACACGACAGCTATTAGGATTTCGAATTTGTCGGAAAGTACAACCGACGCCGATCTGGAAGAATTGGTGAAACCATTCGGAGCGATTCAGAAACTCTACCTGGCCAAGGAGAAGCCAAGCAATGTTTGTAAAGGATTCGCTTATGTGCACTTTAAGTATAGGGCCGAGGCGGCTAAAGCTATTTCCATGCTGAACGGTTACGGATATGATCACCTTATTTTGAACGTTGATTGGTCCAAGCCTCCGGCGCAAAATAATTAG